In a genomic window of Streptomyces katrae:
- a CDS encoding erythromycin esterase family protein, with amino-acid sequence MAIDIKDTTRTLDAAALMELLGTRPRLLALGEPTHGEEALLELRNDLFRRLIEEEGYRTVAIESDCLRGLVVDDYLATGEGTLDAVMEQGFSHGLGASAANRELVRWMRQYNAARPAAGRLRFAGIDGPLEITSAESPRRALTALHGLLAASVDPSLLPCDADALDRLLGADGPWTDEGVMWDPALSVGRSAAARELRLLADDLVELLDEQAPQLISDTSREDWERARLYGRTATGLLHYHHWTADRSPLRWARLSGVRDRMMADNLLALTERGPVLVFAHNAHLQREKSSMRMGGAPMEWWSAGALVDARLGREYAFVPTAVGTIRHHGVDTPPQDTVEGLLHALPEDRPLVDARGLAAALGGTPPARRVSPWFGYAPLDPAHLTSVDGLVYVRDLPPEAGPRREVGRAG; translated from the coding sequence ATGGCAATCGACATCAAGGACACCACCCGTACGCTCGACGCCGCCGCCCTCATGGAACTGCTCGGGACCCGGCCCCGGCTGCTCGCCCTGGGCGAGCCCACCCACGGCGAGGAAGCCCTCCTCGAACTGCGCAACGACCTCTTCCGCCGGCTGATCGAGGAGGAGGGCTACCGGACGGTCGCGATCGAGAGCGACTGCCTGCGGGGCCTGGTCGTGGACGACTACCTTGCCACCGGCGAGGGCACCCTCGACGCGGTCATGGAGCAGGGCTTCAGCCACGGGCTCGGCGCCTCCGCCGCCAACCGCGAGCTCGTGCGCTGGATGCGCCAGTACAACGCCGCCCGGCCCGCCGCCGGCCGCCTGCGCTTCGCCGGCATCGACGGCCCGCTGGAGATCACCTCGGCCGAGAGCCCCCGGCGGGCCCTCACCGCCCTCCACGGCCTCCTCGCGGCATCGGTCGATCCCTCGCTGCTCCCCTGCGACGCCGACGCGCTCGACCGCCTGCTCGGCGCCGACGGACCGTGGACCGACGAGGGCGTGATGTGGGACCCGGCGCTGTCCGTCGGGCGCTCCGCCGCGGCCCGGGAGCTGCGGCTGCTCGCCGACGACCTGGTGGAGCTGCTCGACGAGCAGGCCCCGCAGCTGATCTCCGACACCTCGAGGGAGGACTGGGAGCGGGCGCGCCTGTACGGGCGCACCGCCACCGGCCTGCTGCACTACCACCACTGGACGGCCGACCGCTCGCCGCTGCGCTGGGCCCGGCTGTCGGGGGTGCGCGACCGGATGATGGCCGACAACCTCCTCGCCCTCACCGAGCGGGGGCCGGTCCTGGTCTTCGCGCACAACGCCCACCTCCAGCGGGAGAAGAGCAGCATGCGGATGGGCGGGGCACCGATGGAGTGGTGGAGCGCCGGTGCGCTGGTGGACGCCCGCCTCGGCCGGGAGTACGCCTTCGTCCCCACGGCCGTCGGCACGATCCGGCACCACGGGGTGGACACCCCGCCCCAGGACACGGTGGAGGGGCTGCTGCATGCGCTGCCGGAGGACCGCCCTCTCGTCGACGCCCGCGGGTTGGCCGCCGCCCTCGGTGGCACGCCGCCCGCACGGCGCGTCTCGCCCTGGTTCGGCTACGCGCCGCTGGACCCGGCGCACCTGACGTCGGTCGACGGGCTCGTGTACGTACGCGACCTCCCGCCGGAGGCCGGGCCCCGGCGGGAGGTCGGACGAGCGGGCTAG
- a CDS encoding TioE family transcriptional regulator, producing MEENLQRGRKLRPVDLARAHGLSTQAVRNYEEAGILPPAARGGNGYRAYTPRHALALAAFLALVPGHGHATATAVMRAVNREAVDEAFRLIDLSHAQLAEDRRTLEAVERALRDLAPPPGAETGTGTDKGGGADTAPEAGGRAGGAGGRFIGSLARELGVRPATLRKWEAAGLVRPPRDPLTGYRRYDAAAVRDARLAHQLRRGGYLLEQIAPLAEQVRAAGGLEPLEAALGSWRARLSARGRALLAGAAELEAYLREPVK from the coding sequence GTGGAAGAGAACCTTCAAAGGGGCAGGAAGCTCAGGCCGGTCGACCTGGCGCGGGCGCACGGTCTGTCCACGCAGGCCGTCAGGAACTACGAGGAGGCCGGGATCCTGCCGCCCGCCGCCCGCGGCGGCAACGGCTACCGCGCCTACACCCCGAGGCACGCTCTGGCCCTGGCCGCGTTCCTGGCGCTGGTGCCCGGCCACGGCCACGCGACGGCGACGGCGGTGATGCGGGCGGTGAACCGGGAAGCCGTGGACGAGGCCTTCCGCCTCATCGACCTGAGCCATGCCCAGCTGGCGGAGGACCGGCGCACGCTCGAAGCCGTGGAGCGGGCCCTGCGCGACCTGGCTCCCCCGCCCGGCGCGGAGACGGGTACAGGCACAGACAAAGGCGGGGGCGCGGACACGGCGCCGGAGGCCGGGGGGAGGGCCGGCGGGGCCGGCGGCCGGTTCATCGGCTCCCTCGCGCGGGAGCTCGGGGTCCGGCCCGCGACCCTGCGCAAGTGGGAGGCGGCCGGGCTGGTGCGCCCGCCCCGCGATCCGCTGACCGGATACCGCCGCTACGACGCGGCCGCCGTGCGCGACGCCCGGCTCGCCCACCAACTGCGGCGGGGCGGCTACCTGCTGGAGCAGATCGCCCCGCTGGCCGAGCAGGTACGGGCGGCGGGCGGGCTGGAGCCGCTGGAGGCCGCCCTCGGCAGCTGGCGGGCCCGGCTGTCGGCCCGCGGACGGGCCCTGCTGGCGGGGGCCGCGGAGCTTGAGGCGTACCTCCGGGAGCCTGTCAAGTAA
- a CDS encoding MMPL family transporter, with the protein MTRRPRLVLLAALAFLVLSAVFGAGAAGRLKSQGYDDPRSESSRAARLLAEHAGAEPNLVLVARARTGSVDDPAARRAGEALTARLAAEPHVSGVTSYWSAAPGAAQLRGRDGGAAMLVAHLDGEGEQLGERARRLGEELGTGTPDGGAGQVLAVHVGGAAMVDAELQDISESDLKRAEAVVLPGTLVLLVLVFGSVVAAALPLLIGVLAIAGTLLVLSLLGGVTDVSVFALNLTTALGLGLGIDYGLLVVSRFREELAAGHLPREAAVRTVRTAGHTIGFSAATVAAALATLLVFPPYFLRSFAYAGIAVVAIAAVSAVTVLPALLTLLGERVNAWPVPWRRRARSGSGSRLWEGLARIVVRRPLLAALPVIGLLLVLAAPFAHAGFATPDDRALPVSSSSRRTGDLVREEFDPAGAGPLTVVLTGAVSASERADYALRLSQLPQVARVTGPGVGFRQGLPEPAPGPAPQAAPQSSPQDAPAGAGSDGTGPERLSVVPLGDPRSSAAQRLVHEVRATPAPAGATVLVGGPSAVLVDAKATVGARLPLALYLIALTTFVLLLGFTRSLLLPLKAIALNALSLASVLGAMVWVFQSGHLRDLLGFTPGPLSTTMPVLLFCIVFGLSVDYEVFVLARIKEAHEAGEDNPTSIVSGISRTGGIVTTAGALLAFTLLSFGTSQVSLLQFFGIGAGLGVLLDATLVRGVLVPALMRLAGSWNWWAPWPLTGAQPAPRPPPPRPAPPPPPPAGICPTRAVLAPPPAPAPAPP; encoded by the coding sequence GTGACCCGCCGTCCCCGACTCGTGCTCCTCGCCGCGCTGGCCTTCCTCGTCCTGTCCGCCGTGTTCGGCGCGGGAGCGGCCGGCCGGCTGAAGAGCCAGGGCTACGACGATCCGCGCTCCGAGTCCAGCCGCGCCGCCCGGCTCCTGGCCGAGCACGCGGGGGCCGAACCGAATCTGGTCCTCGTCGCACGGGCCCGTACCGGCTCCGTCGACGACCCGGCGGCCCGCCGCGCGGGCGAGGCCCTGACCGCGCGGCTCGCCGCCGAACCGCACGTGAGCGGGGTGACCTCGTACTGGTCCGCGGCTCCCGGAGCCGCGCAGCTGCGCGGCCGGGACGGGGGCGCGGCCATGCTGGTGGCGCATCTGGACGGCGAGGGCGAGCAGCTGGGCGAGCGCGCCAGGCGGCTGGGCGAGGAACTGGGCACCGGCACCCCGGACGGCGGCGCCGGACAGGTCCTGGCCGTGCACGTCGGCGGTGCGGCCATGGTCGACGCCGAACTCCAGGACATCTCGGAGTCCGATCTGAAGCGGGCCGAGGCCGTCGTCCTGCCGGGCACCCTGGTGCTGCTGGTGCTGGTCTTCGGCAGTGTGGTGGCCGCGGCGCTGCCGCTGCTGATCGGGGTGCTGGCCATCGCCGGGACCCTGCTCGTGCTGAGCCTGCTGGGCGGCGTCACGGACGTGTCCGTGTTCGCCCTGAACCTCACCACGGCGCTCGGCCTGGGGCTGGGCATCGACTACGGGCTGCTGGTCGTCTCCCGGTTCCGCGAGGAGCTGGCCGCCGGACACCTCCCGCGCGAGGCCGCCGTGCGGACCGTGCGGACGGCCGGGCACACCATCGGGTTCAGCGCCGCGACGGTCGCCGCCGCCCTGGCCACCCTGCTGGTCTTCCCCCCTTACTTCCTGCGCTCCTTCGCGTACGCGGGCATCGCCGTGGTGGCCATCGCGGCGGTCAGCGCCGTGACCGTGCTGCCCGCGCTGCTGACGCTGCTCGGCGAACGGGTCAACGCCTGGCCCGTGCCCTGGCGCCGGCGGGCCCGCAGCGGCTCGGGCTCGCGGCTGTGGGAGGGGCTTGCGCGGATCGTCGTACGGCGGCCGCTGCTGGCGGCGCTGCCGGTGATCGGCCTGCTGCTGGTCCTCGCCGCCCCGTTCGCGCACGCCGGTTTCGCCACCCCGGACGACCGGGCGCTGCCGGTGAGTTCGTCCAGCCGGCGGACCGGCGACCTGGTGCGCGAGGAGTTCGACCCGGCGGGCGCGGGCCCGCTCACGGTGGTGCTGACGGGCGCGGTGTCCGCGTCGGAGCGGGCCGACTACGCCCTGAGGCTGTCGCAGCTGCCGCAGGTGGCCCGGGTGACCGGGCCCGGCGTGGGCTTCCGGCAGGGCCTGCCGGAGCCGGCACCCGGGCCCGCCCCGCAGGCCGCCCCGCAGTCTTCCCCTCAGGACGCCCCGGCCGGGGCGGGCTCCGACGGCACCGGCCCGGAGCGGCTTTCCGTGGTGCCGCTGGGCGATCCCCGGTCGAGCGCCGCGCAGCGGCTCGTGCACGAGGTCCGGGCCACTCCGGCCCCGGCCGGCGCGACCGTCCTCGTCGGCGGGCCGAGTGCGGTCCTGGTCGACGCCAAGGCCACGGTGGGGGCGCGGCTCCCGCTGGCGCTGTACCTGATCGCCCTCACCACCTTCGTCCTGCTGCTCGGCTTCACCCGGAGCCTGCTGCTGCCGCTGAAGGCGATCGCGCTGAACGCCCTGAGCCTCGCCTCCGTCCTCGGCGCGATGGTCTGGGTCTTCCAGTCGGGCCATCTGCGCGACCTGCTGGGCTTCACCCCCGGGCCGCTCAGCACGACCATGCCGGTCCTGCTGTTCTGCATCGTCTTCGGGCTGTCGGTGGACTACGAGGTGTTCGTGCTCGCGCGCATCAAGGAGGCGCACGAGGCGGGCGAGGACAACCCCACGTCGATCGTCTCGGGCATCTCCCGCACCGGCGGCATCGTGACGACCGCGGGCGCCCTGCTCGCGTTCACCCTGCTGAGCTTCGGCACCTCGCAGGTCTCCCTCCTGCAGTTCTTCGGCATCGGCGCCGGCCTCGGCGTCCTCCTCGACGCCACCCTGGTGCGGGGCGTCCTGGTACCGGCGCTGATGCGCCTGGCGGGCTCCTGGAACTGGTGGGCGCCCTGGCCGCTGACCGGCGCGCAGCCGGCGCCCCGGCCCCCGCCGCCCCGTCCCGCGCCACCCCCGCCCCCTCCGGCCGGCATCTGCCCCACCCGGGCGGTACTGGCGCCGCCCCCGGCCCCGGCCCCCGCGCCGCCCTGA
- a CDS encoding type I polyketide synthase has protein sequence MTDIAITGLGCRFPGARDTRAYWKLLMSAERQFSPVPAERWNHGTFHEPGNHSATHAAYTDQVAFLDGVDRFDALHYGVPPARARAMDPQHRLMLDVTREALEDAGMGRGDFDRENTGVFFGISVSDYKDLMAAPLRAISLAEQEGAADGSFDRDAAREQAQRFGTVQSFTLPGSLLNMASGTVSRQFDLGGPSFAVDAACSGSLVALDQAIAQLHRGACRIAVVGGVYLNLTPDSLIGFSRLRALSAAGVCRPFDAEADGFVLGEGAGTVVIRPLADALAAGDRVYAVIRGIGSANDGASPGPLVPTAEGQLRAMRRAYEDAGVPPSSVGFLEAHGTGTAAGDRAEIEALRRLRTEWPDDDPSLCYLGSGKALIGHSLSAAGIAGLIKTALVVHHRTIVPQPRTAPHPELGVAAAGLRFAEAPRPWADGNAPLRAAVSSFGFGGTNVHVVLEERPAPAPAGPPPEPPFHGAGTPQLVLLSAGSPRLLDRHIGDVLGALEALDPADRPPLGALAHTLGGRQPLKTRLAIVAADTEEFTERLRRARRQLEDGARGDLGDDAFAAEAPLPAAQRRIALLYPGQGSQRPGMMRDLYERYAGFRTAVDALGAVAGPDTAALLYGTGSARGQAEEAMRRLTATEVCQPVLGTVQVAATRFLADCGITPDLTLGHSVGEFAAAAAAGALTGEDTVRLLAGRGAALGRAAENGPPGGMLAVQTDEETCRRLVEGIDGVWPACFNEQRQIVVSGTAEGLAALREACAGAGVVTVALEVAGAFHSPLLAPAEEEVRTLLAARRIVAPVVPFVSSVNGERCADPAALRGLWARHASAPVRFGDAVRTAYEQGARVFLQVNGGSSLLTPVRRTLYHHDDVHLFAADAVEREDGRGFVRTLARLAVLGAPVDPRGLVPAEHRRLLDLPPAELDTQSYWVPGKRPAPAGRATARPVAPTEPPSDDTAYELLRMIRHQAALLTHLTNALPSPRPAPAQTPPDPAPATVTAPSDTTQADTAQAEAGQAEAGPATAGPAEVGPAEAGPAVDATAGATPPADAQAAAAPVVDPWAADTRAGRAPAATGPVGPPPAAPDPAGPAPQGPALTSATAPEPTVPTRTTPAGRPPAPAPDVPAAETRAADAQAAGGRHPADRAPAATGLAGPPPAAPDPAGPAPQGPALTSAATVPAGGGVGAASADRVPAPPASVPAPAGPLAPRVPAREEPVPAATAPEASSPPAGSGAADTTQAGATADVVTESVFAHVARVSAFPVSHLRGDQLLVDDLGFDSLMLTDLFTALARQWPQWALDERAADRPTIAGLAALIAAATPVPVPQAVPEPAATVPVPEVSPEAAPAAAPTDFSPPAAPARPATPAPAPGMSPEAAPAAVPEVSPEAPSEAAPVALPAPPAAPAAAAPAAGPAPGCDPPPAGHSLPDAHTRIECFPEVARHGERLALLDRTGLANPYFLVHEGGLTGTTVVDGRELVSFSGYNYLGMATDPQVTAAATEAVERYGTSVSASRLLSGNRPLHLELEAELAGLLGCEDALALANGHATNVTVIGHLVGPGDLVVHDALAHDSILQGCRLSGATRRPFPHDDVAALDALLAQIRNQYRRVLVVVEGVYSMDGDIADLPALIEVKRRHGALLMVDEAHSIGTIGPTGGGVGEYHGVDRAAVDLWAGTLSKALAGCGGYVAGTERVVSYLRYTAPGFVYSAGLTPADTAASLAALRLLRAEPERVARLTANAALFTRLARAAGLDTGDSHDTPVVPCIVGDSAKTLRLAEALFRQGISVNPILHPAVPEEKARLRFFVTRDHTPEQIRRTVTALTRELRRLEAAESGGAADAAPAAA, from the coding sequence ATGACCGACATCGCCATCACCGGACTCGGCTGCCGCTTCCCGGGCGCCCGCGACACCCGCGCCTACTGGAAGCTCCTGATGAGCGCAGAGCGCCAGTTCTCCCCCGTCCCGGCGGAGCGCTGGAACCACGGAACCTTCCACGAGCCCGGCAACCACTCGGCCACGCACGCCGCCTACACCGACCAGGTCGCCTTCCTGGACGGCGTGGACCGCTTCGACGCCCTCCACTACGGGGTGCCCCCCGCGCGCGCCCGGGCCATGGACCCGCAGCACCGGCTGATGCTCGACGTCACCCGCGAGGCGCTCGAGGACGCGGGGATGGGGCGCGGCGACTTCGACCGGGAGAACACCGGCGTCTTCTTCGGCATCTCGGTCTCCGACTACAAGGACCTGATGGCGGCCCCGCTGCGCGCGATCTCCCTGGCCGAGCAGGAGGGGGCCGCGGACGGCTCCTTCGACCGCGACGCCGCCCGGGAGCAGGCCCAGCGGTTCGGCACCGTGCAGTCCTTCACGCTGCCCGGGAGCCTGCTCAACATGGCCTCCGGCACGGTGAGCCGGCAGTTCGACCTCGGTGGCCCCAGCTTCGCCGTCGACGCCGCCTGCTCCGGCTCGCTCGTCGCCCTCGACCAGGCGATCGCCCAGCTGCACCGGGGCGCCTGCCGGATCGCCGTCGTCGGCGGCGTGTACCTCAACCTCACGCCCGACAGCCTGATCGGCTTCTCCCGGCTGCGCGCGCTGTCCGCGGCCGGGGTGTGCCGCCCGTTCGACGCGGAGGCCGACGGCTTCGTCCTCGGCGAGGGCGCCGGCACGGTCGTCATCCGGCCGCTCGCCGACGCGCTCGCCGCCGGGGACCGCGTCTACGCCGTGATCAGGGGCATCGGCTCCGCCAACGACGGGGCCTCCCCCGGCCCGCTGGTGCCCACGGCCGAGGGCCAGCTGCGCGCCATGCGCCGCGCGTACGAGGACGCCGGGGTCCCGCCGTCCTCCGTCGGCTTCCTGGAGGCCCACGGCACCGGCACCGCCGCGGGCGACCGCGCCGAGATCGAGGCACTGCGGCGGCTGCGCACCGAGTGGCCGGACGACGACCCGAGCCTGTGCTACCTCGGCTCGGGCAAGGCCCTCATCGGGCACTCGCTGTCGGCGGCGGGCATCGCGGGCCTGATCAAGACGGCCCTGGTGGTCCACCACCGCACGATCGTGCCGCAGCCGCGCACCGCCCCGCACCCGGAACTGGGCGTCGCCGCGGCCGGCCTGCGCTTCGCCGAGGCCCCGCGGCCGTGGGCGGACGGGAACGCCCCGCTGCGGGCGGCCGTGAGCTCCTTCGGCTTCGGCGGCACCAACGTCCACGTGGTGCTGGAGGAGCGGCCCGCGCCGGCGCCGGCCGGCCCGCCTCCGGAGCCCCCCTTTCACGGCGCCGGCACGCCCCAGCTGGTCCTCCTCTCGGCCGGCAGCCCCCGCCTGCTGGACCGGCACATCGGCGACGTGCTCGGCGCCCTCGAGGCACTCGACCCGGCGGACCGGCCCCCGCTGGGGGCGCTGGCCCACACCCTGGGCGGGCGTCAGCCGCTGAAGACGCGCCTGGCGATCGTGGCCGCCGACACGGAGGAGTTCACGGAGCGGCTGCGCCGGGCCCGCCGGCAGCTGGAGGACGGCGCCCGGGGTGACCTCGGCGACGACGCCTTCGCCGCCGAGGCCCCGCTGCCGGCCGCGCAGCGCCGCATCGCCCTGCTCTACCCCGGCCAGGGCAGCCAGCGGCCGGGCATGATGCGCGACCTCTACGAGCGGTACGCCGGGTTCCGTACGGCCGTCGACGCCCTGGGCGCGGTGGCCGGACCGGACACGGCCGCCCTGCTGTACGGGACGGGCTCCGCCCGCGGCCAGGCTGAGGAGGCCATGCGGCGGCTCACCGCCACCGAGGTCTGCCAGCCGGTGCTGGGCACCGTCCAGGTCGCCGCCACCCGCTTCCTCGCCGACTGCGGCATCACCCCGGACCTCACCCTCGGCCACAGCGTCGGGGAGTTCGCGGCGGCGGCCGCCGCAGGGGCGCTGACCGGCGAGGACACCGTACGGCTGCTGGCCGGGCGGGGCGCGGCCCTGGGGCGGGCGGCGGAGAACGGCCCGCCGGGCGGGATGCTCGCCGTGCAGACGGACGAGGAGACCTGCCGGCGGCTGGTCGAGGGGATCGACGGCGTGTGGCCGGCCTGCTTCAACGAGCAGCGCCAGATCGTGGTCAGCGGCACCGCGGAAGGCCTGGCCGCCCTGCGGGAGGCCTGTGCCGGGGCCGGAGTGGTCACGGTGGCGCTGGAGGTGGCGGGGGCCTTCCATTCCCCGCTGCTGGCCCCGGCCGAGGAGGAGGTGCGCACGCTCCTCGCCGCCCGGCGGATCGTCGCTCCCGTGGTGCCGTTCGTCTCGTCGGTGAACGGGGAACGGTGCGCGGACCCCGCCGCGCTGCGCGGGCTGTGGGCCCGGCACGCGTCCGCGCCGGTCCGCTTCGGCGACGCGGTCCGCACCGCCTACGAACAGGGTGCGCGCGTGTTCCTCCAGGTCAACGGCGGGAGCTCGCTGCTCACCCCGGTACGCCGCACCCTCTACCACCACGACGACGTGCACCTCTTCGCCGCCGACGCGGTGGAACGGGAGGACGGCCGCGGCTTCGTCCGGACCCTGGCCCGGCTCGCGGTCCTGGGCGCCCCGGTCGACCCGCGGGGCCTGGTACCGGCCGAGCACCGCCGGCTGCTGGACCTGCCGCCGGCGGAGCTGGACACCCAGTCCTACTGGGTACCGGGCAAGCGCCCCGCCCCGGCGGGACGCGCCACGGCCCGGCCCGTCGCGCCCACGGAGCCTCCGTCGGACGACACCGCGTACGAACTCCTGCGCATGATCCGCCACCAGGCGGCCCTCCTCACCCACCTCACGAACGCCCTCCCGTCCCCCCGCCCGGCTCCCGCACAAACACCCCCGGACCCCGCCCCCGCGACTGTCACGGCCCCGTCCGACACGACCCAGGCCGACACGGCCCAGGCCGAGGCAGGCCAGGCCGAGGCAGGCCCGGCCACCGCAGGCCCGGCTGAGGTAGGCCCGGCTGAGGCAGGCCCGGCCGTGGACGCCACGGCCGGTGCCACCCCGCCAGCGGACGCTCAGGCAGCAGCCGCGCCGGTTGTGGACCCCTGGGCCGCGGACACCCGGGCCGGTCGGGCCCCGGCCGCGACCGGCCCCGTCGGTCCTCCGCCGGCAGCACCGGACCCGGCCGGCCCTGCCCCGCAAGGCCCGGCCCTGACCTCGGCGACCGCCCCCGAACCCACGGTCCCCACCCGGACAACCCCCGCCGGCCGGCCCCCTGCCCCTGCCCCGGACGTTCCGGCAGCGGAAACCCGGGCCGCGGACGCCCAGGCCGCAGGCGGCCGGCACCCGGCCGACCGGGCCCCGGCCGCCACCGGCCTCGCCGGTCCTCCGCCGGCAGCACCGGACCCGGCCGGCCCTGCCCCGCAAGGCCCGGCCCTGACCTCGGCGGCCACGGTGCCGGCAGGGGGCGGCGTCGGGGCGGCGTCCGCCGACCGGGTGCCCGCCCCGCCGGCCTCCGTACCGGCTCCCGCCGGCCCGCTCGCTCCTCGCGTGCCGGCCCGCGAGGAGCCCGTGCCCGCCGCGACCGCCCCGGAGGCGTCGTCGCCCCCGGCCGGCTCCGGCGCGGCCGACACCACCCAGGCGGGAGCCACGGCCGACGTGGTCACCGAGTCCGTGTTCGCGCACGTGGCCCGGGTCAGTGCCTTCCCCGTCAGCCATCTGCGCGGGGACCAGCTCCTGGTCGACGACCTCGGTTTCGACTCGCTGATGCTGACCGACCTGTTCACGGCCCTGGCCCGGCAGTGGCCGCAGTGGGCCCTCGACGAGAGGGCCGCCGACCGGCCGACCATCGCCGGGCTGGCCGCGCTGATCGCCGCCGCCACCCCGGTCCCCGTACCGCAGGCCGTGCCGGAGCCGGCCGCCACGGTCCCCGTACCGGAGGTCTCCCCCGAGGCCGCACCAGCCGCCGCACCGACGGACTTCAGCCCGCCGGCCGCCCCCGCCCGGCCCGCCACCCCGGCCCCCGCACCCGGCATGTCCCCCGAGGCCGCACCGGCGGCCGTACCGGAGGTGTCTCCGGAGGCCCCCTCCGAGGCCGCGCCGGTGGCCCTCCCCGCGCCGCCCGCCGCCCCCGCGGCCGCGGCCCCCGCGGCCGGGCCGGCGCCCGGCTGCGACCCGCCGCCCGCAGGGCACTCGCTGCCCGACGCGCACACGCGGATCGAGTGCTTCCCCGAGGTCGCCCGCCACGGCGAGCGCCTCGCGCTCCTCGACCGGACGGGGCTGGCCAACCCGTACTTCCTCGTCCACGAGGGCGGCCTGACCGGCACCACCGTGGTCGACGGCCGGGAGCTCGTCTCCTTCTCCGGCTACAACTACCTCGGCATGGCAACGGACCCGCAGGTCACGGCGGCGGCCACCGAGGCCGTGGAACGCTACGGCACCTCGGTGTCCGCCAGCCGGCTGCTGTCCGGCAACCGCCCGCTCCACCTGGAGCTGGAGGCGGAACTCGCCGGTCTGCTCGGCTGCGAGGACGCCCTCGCCCTGGCCAACGGCCACGCCACGAACGTCACCGTCATCGGGCACCTCGTGGGGCCCGGGGACCTCGTGGTCCACGACGCCCTCGCCCACGACAGCATCCTGCAGGGCTGCCGGCTCTCCGGCGCCACGCGCCGGCCGTTCCCGCACGACGACGTCGCCGCCCTGGACGCCCTCCTCGCACAGATCCGCAACCAGTACCGCAGGGTGCTCGTGGTCGTCGAAGGCGTGTACAGCATGGACGGCGACATCGCCGACCTGCCCGCCCTCATCGAGGTCAAGCGCCGGCACGGCGCCCTGCTGATGGTCGACGAGGCGCACAGCATCGGGACGATCGGCCCGACCGGCGGGGGCGTCGGGGAGTACCACGGCGTCGACCGCGCGGCCGTCGACCTCTGGGCGGGCACCCTCTCCAAGGCCCTGGCCGGCTGCGGCGGCTACGTCGCGGGCACCGAACGGGTGGTCTCGTACCTGCGCTACACCGCCCCCGGGTTCGTCTACAGCGCCGGGCTGACCCCGGCCGACACCGCCGCCTCCCTGGCCGCGCTGCGCCTGCTGCGGGCCGAGCCGGAGCGGGTGGCCCGCCTGACGGCGAACGCCGCCCTGTTCACCCGTCTCGCACGGGCGGCGGGCCTCGACACCGGCGACAGCCACGACACGCCGGTCGTGCCGTGCATCGTCGGGGACTCGGCCAAGACCCTGCGCCTCGCGGAGGCCCTGTTCCGGCAGGGCATCAGCGTCAACCCCATCCTCCATCCGGCCGTCCCGGAGGAGAAGGCCCGGCTGCGGTTCTTCGTCACCCGCGACCACACGCCCGAGCAGATCCGCCGGACGGTGACCGCCCTGACGCGGGAACTGCGCCGGCTCGAGGCGGCGGAATCCGGCGGTGCCGCCGACGCGGCGCCGGCCGCCGCCTGA
- a CDS encoding 4'-phosphopantetheinyl transferase family protein encodes MDTVFLPLAPGRVHHWGGAGLLVAHRPDLTHLPLCLSPAEQRVARALPAWRRSEWMAGRLLAKRLAGELLGAPAREVEVLPRDDGSPQLLVGGLPLPRVHVSISHTPGHAAAALAWRPVGVDLCETASAAAVRRVADHAFSAGELSLIGPDRAEALAGAWALKEAAVKADRSGVFGPAPRRVPLLGLRPPALGGPRRAMAWRTEEAVVALVLTGP; translated from the coding sequence ATGGACACCGTCTTCCTGCCGCTCGCCCCGGGCCGCGTGCACCACTGGGGCGGGGCCGGGCTGCTCGTGGCCCACCGCCCCGACCTCACCCACCTGCCGCTGTGCCTCTCCCCCGCCGAACAGCGGGTGGCCCGCGCGCTGCCGGCCTGGCGGCGGTCCGAGTGGATGGCGGGCCGCCTCCTCGCCAAGCGGCTGGCCGGCGAACTCCTCGGGGCGCCGGCGCGGGAGGTGGAGGTCCTGCCCAGGGACGACGGCAGCCCGCAGCTCCTCGTCGGCGGCCTGCCGCTGCCCCGCGTGCACGTCTCCATCAGCCACACCCCCGGCCACGCCGCCGCAGCGCTGGCGTGGCGGCCGGTGGGCGTGGACCTGTGCGAGACGGCCTCCGCCGCCGCCGTGCGCCGGGTCGCGGACCACGCCTTCTCCGCGGGGGAGCTCTCCCTGATCGGCCCGGACCGGGCCGAGGCGCTGGCCGGGGCGTGGGCGCTGAAGGAGGCCGCGGTCAAGGCCGACCGCAGCGGGGTGTTCGGCCCCGCGCCGCGCCGGGTCCCGCTGCTGGGGCTGCGGCCTCCCGCGCTCGGCGGGCCGCGCCGGGCGATGGCCTGGCGGACCGAGGAGGCGGTCGTGGCCCTCGTCCTCACGGGTCCGTGA